Proteins from a genomic interval of Nasonia vitripennis strain AsymCx chromosome 3, Nvit_psr_1.1, whole genome shotgun sequence:
- the LOC100679202 gene encoding myb-like protein X isoform X2 → MSGENCLVCASDEGIFLDVVEQPTLTTKAQNCRLEKVTDKAQSTKVCHKCAFEIEQCHNFVEKVKSTTGTPTPKRDCCVLCFDPYDKDTFFDLSKQKFGVNDFVQRIHDLFTDEFKNKQLQKLLICLSCRYCIDLLTDLRNLSQEVPPKLRTIIKNGINPADLPKTKTSIVSRKTTYIQSSNLDLNTPSDTDSESSSIMASKKKTTRNNRSPVAKTQQKCEKCKIAINGLDFYKIHKTRSTVCKTCWLSTDLSKTPTKSKSKKRKKVIYPETSLCSVLLNDVLQSSYNDNKEFKIEKDSEGNTLFKVNNHSGCENMTEVEIHYPKPTLVESQKNERISSTEENKEIKQIKSSRANNRRRKESEESIQEVPEIKSTRNRQRKESEQSIQEVSEVQSTRQRRDSEQSHQEESEVKSIRSSRRRKESEQSIQEETEVNSSVGRTRRGSEQSIQESADAKKSTRTTRRRKESEQSIQEVNEEKPVRTTRRRKESEQSTQDESEVKTKRSTRSRKDSEQSVQETEKVQNSTEVRKRKDSEQEIQEEDEINVDTDSDTAPVLKKAKKSETKAEPWQNSKSKVKGQKSPPTRKRGRSSSIESTGSVRKSARNARKNKAQELDEIIEIDNESDTDAVQKENVSDNEDVLPKRKRTKRSSSISSKESTPASHFKTPSNKSSPESTRSTKDSPNQDKLTTPKNLNIESSESEEIDILKSTDEETKGDDSLETETKDEDVFEPKVNDDTKSNKDEEEQITKEADVSLETNSKTPDDDAPAENEDEKSDDEVVPGTPIKNSTKSNVQESPKSIAEEKAKSEDRENTENINNENDATAEDKDDSEEKPSSSRRSSASSTRSRKTKSLGKQKSKKGGKKSTNDIIVYDTSDTEEPKDLEKIVESYTCTICDKVYENKFIGLQHELTHMKTLEIKLPRVEVEVSKTDKSNNESNTKSDSSAKIDASPSKKDVDDNEEKMESENEDEKAENENEEVENEKNEAENEKEEADNDKEEAENEKEDADNDKEEAENINENEEEKTNDDEAIDDEEPNVKESDETSNAGAEGVEKEESKRTDESEKIAVSDKEDEQTVEKDTLSEKSETEQNDDVEEENDDDVSNKRSPRRSTRNTEGNSDRKSRGRRKTTNETAETEEQSLTAVISDDDKIAEAVKETLNDIAELQGKIQAASAEEASESNQPDQSTIEAVQEKEEQNENNMEVVESVEISPHQNDDDDEVTEISEDKDNDAMEVDEVQNETPKSDEEVMECDSVQDNNEEAVNGKETTPVVDIDAESPREVVDVEQEAAKQVEESEVEITEVDEAEAETIEPVDEVVCEQVDLTENDECEVPRPDDDIEIEEVVEPDNVQEDENTVDSVTEINIIAEGEPCVENNAGNTGKERNEAINENNDDEDNTTEDEALAQQSLEELLQRKGLQIIDEFAESVTDGDEESEKEANLGSEKENCPDKDADVDNELEIKISDAECTEILGIHNRSINKQKDVEVSIAGENQIIQDVDVVEEVIHDSDVVQEVEVESNGNCLDVANNVVGQVTTNAFNTGTVDTQKRSDLQTEPISDDETVFVSETFGNISKEIRNNPDMPSLDPIDEGIDDE, encoded by the exons ATGTCGGGGGAAAACTGCCTGGTCTGCGCAAGTGACGAGGGTATCTTCCTGGACGTCGTCGAGCAGCCGACGCTGACGACCAAGGCCCAGAATTGCCGTTTGGAGAAG GTCACTGATAAGGCCCAATCGACAAAAGTCTGTCACAAATGTGCATTTGAAATCGAGCAATGCCATAACTTCGTTGAAAAAGTCAAGTCAACTACCGGCACGCCAACTCCCAAGAGGGATTGCTGCGTTTTGTGCTTTGATCCATATGACAAGGACACATTCTTTGATCTATCGAAGCAGAAATTTGGCGTAAATGATTTCGTACAGAGGATACATGACCTTTTTACAGACGAA ttcaaaaataaacaactACAGAAACTATTGATCTGCCTGTCCTGTCGATACTGCATTGATTTACTGACAGATTTGAGGAATTTATCTCAAGAGGTACCTCCCAAATTAAGAACCATAATAAAAAATGGCATTAATCCAGCTGATCTCCCAAAG ACTAAAACATCAATAGTAAGTCGCAAAACAACTTACATCCAATCCTCTAATTTGGATTTAAATACTCCGTCGGACACAGACAGCGAGTCCTCCAGCATCATGGCCAGTAAGAAGAAAACAACTAGGAATAACAGATCACCTGTCGCAAAGACACAgcaaaaatgtgaaaaatgcAAGATAGCAATCAATGGTTtggatttttacaaaatacataaaacaaGATCTACAGTTTGTAAAACATGTTGGCTTTCTACAGACCTTAGCAAGACACCAACTAAATCTAAGTCTAAGAAGCGTAAAAAGGTTATATACCCTGAAACAAGTCTGTGCTCTGTACTGTTAAACGATGTACTGCAATCTAGTTATAACGATAACAAGgaattcaaaattgaaaaagataGTGAAGGTAATACTTTGTTCAAAGTAAATAATCACAGTGGATGTGAAAACATGACTGAAGTTGAAATCCATTATCCAAAACCAACTTTAGTAGAGAGTCAAAAAAATGAAAGGATCTCAAGTACAGAAGAGAACAAAGAAATCAAACAGATCAAATCTTCCAGGGCTAATAACAGAAGAAGAAAGGAATCTGAGGAAAGTATTCAGGAGGTGCCtgaaataaaatcaacaagAAACAGACAGCGTAAAGAATCAGAGCAAAGTATTCAAGAAGTATCTGAAGTACAATCTACAAGACAGCGAAGAGATTCAGAGCAAAGTCATCAGGAAGAGTCTGAAGTAAAATCGATCAGATCGAGCAGAAGAAGGAAAGAATCGGAACAAAGTATACAGGAGGAAACTGAAGTTAATAGTAGCGTTGGTCGGACTCGTCGGGGATCTGAGCAAAGTATACAAGAAAGTGCGGATGCAAAAAAATCGACTAGAACAACTAGAAGGAGAAAGGAGTCTGAACAGAGCATCCAAGAAGTTAATGAAGAAAAACCAGTACGAACGACTAGAAGGCGAAAAGAATCTGAACAGAGTACTCAAGATGAATCAGAAGTCAAGACTAAAAGAAGTACTAGAAGCCGAAAGGACTCAGAACAAAGCGTACAAGAAACTGAGAAAGTTCAAAATTCAACAGAagtaagaaaaagaaaagattccGAACAGGAAATACAAGAAGAAGATGAAATAAATGTTGATACTGATAGTGATACTGCACCAGTTTTGAAAAAGGCTAAAAAGTCGGAAACAAAAGCAGAGCCATGGCAAAATTCAAAGTCGAAAGTAAAAGGCCAAAAGAGCCCACCTACGCGTAAAAGAGGTAGAAGTAGTTCCATTGAATCGACAGGAAGTGTCAGAAAATCAGCCCGGAAtgccagaaaaaataaagctcaaGAGTTAGATGAAATCATAGAAATTGATAATGAGTCAGATACAGATGCGGtgcaaaaagaaaatgttTCCGATAATGAAGATGTATTGCCCAAAAGAAAACGTACAAAAAGATCTAGTTCAATTTCTAGTAAAGAATCAACGCCAGCATCGCATTTTAAAACACCTTCAAATAAAAGTAGCCCAGAAAGTACACGATCTACAAAAGATTCACCAAATCAAGATAAATTAACTACTCCCAAAAATCTAAATATAGAGTCTTCAGAATCTGAAGAAAtcgatattttaaaatctaCCGATGAAGAAACAAAAGGTGATGATTCTTTGGAAACTGAAACCAAAGATGAAGATGTTTTTGAACCTAAAGTTAACGATGACACAAAATCAAATAAAGATGAAGAAGAACAGATTACAAAGGAAGCTGACGTTTCACTAGAGACAAACTCAAAGACTCCAGATGATGATGCCCCTGCAGAAAATGAGGATGAAAAAAGCGACGATGAGGTAGTTCCAGGTACTCCAATAAAAAACAGTACAAAATCAAATGTCCAagaaagtccaaaatcaattGCAGAAGAAAAGGCTAAATCCGAAGACCGAGAAAACACGGAAAATATTAACAATGAAAATGATGCAACTGCAGAAGATAAAGATGACAGCGAAGAAAAGCCTTCATCTAGTAGACGATCATCTGCAAGCTCTACTAGATCACGAAAGACGAAATCATTaggaaaacaaaaatcaaagAAAGGAGGAAAGAAGTCTACAAATGACATAATAGTCTATGATACTTCTGATACTGAAGAACCTAAAGATTTGGAAAAAATAGTAGAATCGTATACGTGCACTATATGTGACAAAGTATATGAAAACAAATTCATTGGTCTTCAACATGAACTTACGCACATGAAAACCTTGGAAATAAAGTTACCAAGAGTTGAAGTTGAAGTATCAAAAACTGATAAATCCAATAACGAATCAAATACAAAATCAGATAGCAGTGCAAAAATAGATGCTTCTCCTTCGAAAAAAGATGTCGATGATAATGAAGAGAAAATGGAATCCGAAAATGAAGATGAAAAAgccgaaaatgaaaatgaagaagtCGAAAATGAGAAGAATGAAGCCGAGAATGAAAAGGAAGAAGCCGACAATGACAAAGAAGAAGCCGAGAATGAAAAGGAAGACGCCGACAATGACAAAGAAGAAGCCGAAAATATAAATGAgaacgaagaagaaaaaacgaatGATGATGAGGCTATAGATGATGAAGAACCAAACGTTAAAGAGAGCGATGAAACATCCAATGCTGGTGCAGAGGGCGTTGAAAAGGAAGAATCCAAAAGAACGGATGAATCTGAAAAGATTGCAGTGAGTGATAAAGAAGATGAGCAAACGGTTGAAAAAGATACTCTTAGTGAAAAGTCTGAAACTGAACAAAATGATGACGTTGAAGAAGAGAATGACGATGACGTGAGTAACAAACGATCTCCAAGAAGATCAACTAGAAACACTGAAGGCAACTCGGATAGAAAATCTAGAGGACGAAGAAAAACCACGAATGAAACTGCCGAAACCGAAGAACAATCGCTTACAGCAGTGATATCCGATGACGACAAAATTGCAGAGGCTGTCAAAGAAACTTTAAACGATATAGCGGAACTGCAAGGAAAAATACAAGCTGCTTCCGCAGAAGAAGCATCAGAATCAAATCAACCAGATCAATCTACAATAGAAGCAGTTcaggaaaaagaagaacaaaatgaaaataacaTGGAAGTTGTGGAATCCGTGGAAATCAGTCCTCATCAAaatgatgacgatgacgaAGTCACAGAAATATCTGAGGATAAAGACAATGACGCTATGGAAGTCGATGAAGTACAAAATGAAACACCAAAATCTGATGAGGAAGTCATGGAATGTGATTCCGTCCAGGATAATAACGAGGAAGCCGTAAATGGAAAAGAAACAACTCCTGTAGTGGACATAGACGCTGAATCTCCGAGAGAAGTAGTGGACGTGGAACAGGAAGCTGCAAAACAAGTTGAagaatctgaagttgaaataACAGAGGTCGACGAAGCAGAGGCTGAAACGATTGAACCTGTGGACGAAGTTGTTTGCGAGCAAGTAGACTTAACAGAAAATGACGAGTGCGAAGTACCAAGGCCCGACGACGATATTGAAATCGAAGAAGTTGTGGAGCCCGATAACGTCCAAGAAGATGAAAATACCGTAGATTCAGTGACTGAAATCAACATAATTGCCGAGGGGGAACCTTGCGTGGAAAATAATGCAGGAAATACAGGTAAAGAACGAAATGAGGCAATCAACGAAAATAACGACGATGAAGATAATACTACCGAAGACGAAGCTCTGGCACAACAAAGTTTAGAAGAACTATTGCAACGTAAGGGTCTTCAAATCATTGACGAGTTTGCAGAGTCAGTGACTGATGGTGATGAAGAAAGTGAAAAAGAAGCAAATCTTGGTtcggaaaaagaaaattgtccAGATAAAGACGCAGACGTCGACAATGAattagaaatcaaaatatcCGATGCAGAGTGTACAGAAATCCTGGGTATCCACAACCGATCAATCAACAAGCAGAAAGACGTTGAAGTTAGTATAGCCGGTGAAAATCAAATCATCCAAGACGTCGATGTGGTCGAGGAAGTGATACACGACAGTGATGTGGTGCAAGAAGTTGAAGTGGAAAGCAACGGTAATTGTTTAGACGTAGCTAATAATGTTGTAGGCCAAGTGACGACAAACGCCTTTAATACGGGAACTGTGGACACTCAAAAACGTTCGGATTTACAAACGGAACCTATTTCCGATGACGAGACGGTCTTTGTGTCGGAAACCTTCGGAAATATTTCGAAAGAAATTCGCAACAATCCAGATATGCCTTCGCTCGATCCCATTGACGAGGGCATTGATGATgaataa
- the LOC100679202 gene encoding myb-like protein X isoform X1, whose amino-acid sequence MGFRWFFARDIACFLSVEGLRDVGLVNIVVETRCSFSLFAAVTDKAQSTKVCHKCAFEIEQCHNFVEKVKSTTGTPTPKRDCCVLCFDPYDKDTFFDLSKQKFGVNDFVQRIHDLFTDEFKNKQLQKLLICLSCRYCIDLLTDLRNLSQEVPPKLRTIIKNGINPADLPKTKTSIVSRKTTYIQSSNLDLNTPSDTDSESSSIMASKKKTTRNNRSPVAKTQQKCEKCKIAINGLDFYKIHKTRSTVCKTCWLSTDLSKTPTKSKSKKRKKVIYPETSLCSVLLNDVLQSSYNDNKEFKIEKDSEGNTLFKVNNHSGCENMTEVEIHYPKPTLVESQKNERISSTEENKEIKQIKSSRANNRRRKESEESIQEVPEIKSTRNRQRKESEQSIQEVSEVQSTRQRRDSEQSHQEESEVKSIRSSRRRKESEQSIQEETEVNSSVGRTRRGSEQSIQESADAKKSTRTTRRRKESEQSIQEVNEEKPVRTTRRRKESEQSTQDESEVKTKRSTRSRKDSEQSVQETEKVQNSTEVRKRKDSEQEIQEEDEINVDTDSDTAPVLKKAKKSETKAEPWQNSKSKVKGQKSPPTRKRGRSSSIESTGSVRKSARNARKNKAQELDEIIEIDNESDTDAVQKENVSDNEDVLPKRKRTKRSSSISSKESTPASHFKTPSNKSSPESTRSTKDSPNQDKLTTPKNLNIESSESEEIDILKSTDEETKGDDSLETETKDEDVFEPKVNDDTKSNKDEEEQITKEADVSLETNSKTPDDDAPAENEDEKSDDEVVPGTPIKNSTKSNVQESPKSIAEEKAKSEDRENTENINNENDATAEDKDDSEEKPSSSRRSSASSTRSRKTKSLGKQKSKKGGKKSTNDIIVYDTSDTEEPKDLEKIVESYTCTICDKVYENKFIGLQHELTHMKTLEIKLPRVEVEVSKTDKSNNESNTKSDSSAKIDASPSKKDVDDNEEKMESENEDEKAENENEEVENEKNEAENEKEEADNDKEEAENEKEDADNDKEEAENINENEEEKTNDDEAIDDEEPNVKESDETSNAGAEGVEKEESKRTDESEKIAVSDKEDEQTVEKDTLSEKSETEQNDDVEEENDDDVSNKRSPRRSTRNTEGNSDRKSRGRRKTTNETAETEEQSLTAVISDDDKIAEAVKETLNDIAELQGKIQAASAEEASESNQPDQSTIEAVQEKEEQNENNMEVVESVEISPHQNDDDDEVTEISEDKDNDAMEVDEVQNETPKSDEEVMECDSVQDNNEEAVNGKETTPVVDIDAESPREVVDVEQEAAKQVEESEVEITEVDEAEAETIEPVDEVVCEQVDLTENDECEVPRPDDDIEIEEVVEPDNVQEDENTVDSVTEINIIAEGEPCVENNAGNTGKERNEAINENNDDEDNTTEDEALAQQSLEELLQRKGLQIIDEFAESVTDGDEESEKEANLGSEKENCPDKDADVDNELEIKISDAECTEILGIHNRSINKQKDVEVSIAGENQIIQDVDVVEEVIHDSDVVQEVEVESNGNCLDVANNVVGQVTTNAFNTGTVDTQKRSDLQTEPISDDETVFVSETFGNISKEIRNNPDMPSLDPIDEGIDDE is encoded by the exons ATGGGCTTCCGGTGGTTTTTCGCGCGAGACATAGCGTGCTTTCTCTCGGTCGAAGGGCTTCGCGATGTCGGCCTCGTGAATATTGTTGTTGAGACTcgttgctctttctctctttttgccGCA GTCACTGATAAGGCCCAATCGACAAAAGTCTGTCACAAATGTGCATTTGAAATCGAGCAATGCCATAACTTCGTTGAAAAAGTCAAGTCAACTACCGGCACGCCAACTCCCAAGAGGGATTGCTGCGTTTTGTGCTTTGATCCATATGACAAGGACACATTCTTTGATCTATCGAAGCAGAAATTTGGCGTAAATGATTTCGTACAGAGGATACATGACCTTTTTACAGACGAA ttcaaaaataaacaactACAGAAACTATTGATCTGCCTGTCCTGTCGATACTGCATTGATTTACTGACAGATTTGAGGAATTTATCTCAAGAGGTACCTCCCAAATTAAGAACCATAATAAAAAATGGCATTAATCCAGCTGATCTCCCAAAG ACTAAAACATCAATAGTAAGTCGCAAAACAACTTACATCCAATCCTCTAATTTGGATTTAAATACTCCGTCGGACACAGACAGCGAGTCCTCCAGCATCATGGCCAGTAAGAAGAAAACAACTAGGAATAACAGATCACCTGTCGCAAAGACACAgcaaaaatgtgaaaaatgcAAGATAGCAATCAATGGTTtggatttttacaaaatacataaaacaaGATCTACAGTTTGTAAAACATGTTGGCTTTCTACAGACCTTAGCAAGACACCAACTAAATCTAAGTCTAAGAAGCGTAAAAAGGTTATATACCCTGAAACAAGTCTGTGCTCTGTACTGTTAAACGATGTACTGCAATCTAGTTATAACGATAACAAGgaattcaaaattgaaaaagataGTGAAGGTAATACTTTGTTCAAAGTAAATAATCACAGTGGATGTGAAAACATGACTGAAGTTGAAATCCATTATCCAAAACCAACTTTAGTAGAGAGTCAAAAAAATGAAAGGATCTCAAGTACAGAAGAGAACAAAGAAATCAAACAGATCAAATCTTCCAGGGCTAATAACAGAAGAAGAAAGGAATCTGAGGAAAGTATTCAGGAGGTGCCtgaaataaaatcaacaagAAACAGACAGCGTAAAGAATCAGAGCAAAGTATTCAAGAAGTATCTGAAGTACAATCTACAAGACAGCGAAGAGATTCAGAGCAAAGTCATCAGGAAGAGTCTGAAGTAAAATCGATCAGATCGAGCAGAAGAAGGAAAGAATCGGAACAAAGTATACAGGAGGAAACTGAAGTTAATAGTAGCGTTGGTCGGACTCGTCGGGGATCTGAGCAAAGTATACAAGAAAGTGCGGATGCAAAAAAATCGACTAGAACAACTAGAAGGAGAAAGGAGTCTGAACAGAGCATCCAAGAAGTTAATGAAGAAAAACCAGTACGAACGACTAGAAGGCGAAAAGAATCTGAACAGAGTACTCAAGATGAATCAGAAGTCAAGACTAAAAGAAGTACTAGAAGCCGAAAGGACTCAGAACAAAGCGTACAAGAAACTGAGAAAGTTCAAAATTCAACAGAagtaagaaaaagaaaagattccGAACAGGAAATACAAGAAGAAGATGAAATAAATGTTGATACTGATAGTGATACTGCACCAGTTTTGAAAAAGGCTAAAAAGTCGGAAACAAAAGCAGAGCCATGGCAAAATTCAAAGTCGAAAGTAAAAGGCCAAAAGAGCCCACCTACGCGTAAAAGAGGTAGAAGTAGTTCCATTGAATCGACAGGAAGTGTCAGAAAATCAGCCCGGAAtgccagaaaaaataaagctcaaGAGTTAGATGAAATCATAGAAATTGATAATGAGTCAGATACAGATGCGGtgcaaaaagaaaatgttTCCGATAATGAAGATGTATTGCCCAAAAGAAAACGTACAAAAAGATCTAGTTCAATTTCTAGTAAAGAATCAACGCCAGCATCGCATTTTAAAACACCTTCAAATAAAAGTAGCCCAGAAAGTACACGATCTACAAAAGATTCACCAAATCAAGATAAATTAACTACTCCCAAAAATCTAAATATAGAGTCTTCAGAATCTGAAGAAAtcgatattttaaaatctaCCGATGAAGAAACAAAAGGTGATGATTCTTTGGAAACTGAAACCAAAGATGAAGATGTTTTTGAACCTAAAGTTAACGATGACACAAAATCAAATAAAGATGAAGAAGAACAGATTACAAAGGAAGCTGACGTTTCACTAGAGACAAACTCAAAGACTCCAGATGATGATGCCCCTGCAGAAAATGAGGATGAAAAAAGCGACGATGAGGTAGTTCCAGGTACTCCAATAAAAAACAGTACAAAATCAAATGTCCAagaaagtccaaaatcaattGCAGAAGAAAAGGCTAAATCCGAAGACCGAGAAAACACGGAAAATATTAACAATGAAAATGATGCAACTGCAGAAGATAAAGATGACAGCGAAGAAAAGCCTTCATCTAGTAGACGATCATCTGCAAGCTCTACTAGATCACGAAAGACGAAATCATTaggaaaacaaaaatcaaagAAAGGAGGAAAGAAGTCTACAAATGACATAATAGTCTATGATACTTCTGATACTGAAGAACCTAAAGATTTGGAAAAAATAGTAGAATCGTATACGTGCACTATATGTGACAAAGTATATGAAAACAAATTCATTGGTCTTCAACATGAACTTACGCACATGAAAACCTTGGAAATAAAGTTACCAAGAGTTGAAGTTGAAGTATCAAAAACTGATAAATCCAATAACGAATCAAATACAAAATCAGATAGCAGTGCAAAAATAGATGCTTCTCCTTCGAAAAAAGATGTCGATGATAATGAAGAGAAAATGGAATCCGAAAATGAAGATGAAAAAgccgaaaatgaaaatgaagaagtCGAAAATGAGAAGAATGAAGCCGAGAATGAAAAGGAAGAAGCCGACAATGACAAAGAAGAAGCCGAGAATGAAAAGGAAGACGCCGACAATGACAAAGAAGAAGCCGAAAATATAAATGAgaacgaagaagaaaaaacgaatGATGATGAGGCTATAGATGATGAAGAACCAAACGTTAAAGAGAGCGATGAAACATCCAATGCTGGTGCAGAGGGCGTTGAAAAGGAAGAATCCAAAAGAACGGATGAATCTGAAAAGATTGCAGTGAGTGATAAAGAAGATGAGCAAACGGTTGAAAAAGATACTCTTAGTGAAAAGTCTGAAACTGAACAAAATGATGACGTTGAAGAAGAGAATGACGATGACGTGAGTAACAAACGATCTCCAAGAAGATCAACTAGAAACACTGAAGGCAACTCGGATAGAAAATCTAGAGGACGAAGAAAAACCACGAATGAAACTGCCGAAACCGAAGAACAATCGCTTACAGCAGTGATATCCGATGACGACAAAATTGCAGAGGCTGTCAAAGAAACTTTAAACGATATAGCGGAACTGCAAGGAAAAATACAAGCTGCTTCCGCAGAAGAAGCATCAGAATCAAATCAACCAGATCAATCTACAATAGAAGCAGTTcaggaaaaagaagaacaaaatgaaaataacaTGGAAGTTGTGGAATCCGTGGAAATCAGTCCTCATCAAaatgatgacgatgacgaAGTCACAGAAATATCTGAGGATAAAGACAATGACGCTATGGAAGTCGATGAAGTACAAAATGAAACACCAAAATCTGATGAGGAAGTCATGGAATGTGATTCCGTCCAGGATAATAACGAGGAAGCCGTAAATGGAAAAGAAACAACTCCTGTAGTGGACATAGACGCTGAATCTCCGAGAGAAGTAGTGGACGTGGAACAGGAAGCTGCAAAACAAGTTGAagaatctgaagttgaaataACAGAGGTCGACGAAGCAGAGGCTGAAACGATTGAACCTGTGGACGAAGTTGTTTGCGAGCAAGTAGACTTAACAGAAAATGACGAGTGCGAAGTACCAAGGCCCGACGACGATATTGAAATCGAAGAAGTTGTGGAGCCCGATAACGTCCAAGAAGATGAAAATACCGTAGATTCAGTGACTGAAATCAACATAATTGCCGAGGGGGAACCTTGCGTGGAAAATAATGCAGGAAATACAGGTAAAGAACGAAATGAGGCAATCAACGAAAATAACGACGATGAAGATAATACTACCGAAGACGAAGCTCTGGCACAACAAAGTTTAGAAGAACTATTGCAACGTAAGGGTCTTCAAATCATTGACGAGTTTGCAGAGTCAGTGACTGATGGTGATGAAGAAAGTGAAAAAGAAGCAAATCTTGGTtcggaaaaagaaaattgtccAGATAAAGACGCAGACGTCGACAATGAattagaaatcaaaatatcCGATGCAGAGTGTACAGAAATCCTGGGTATCCACAACCGATCAATCAACAAGCAGAAAGACGTTGAAGTTAGTATAGCCGGTGAAAATCAAATCATCCAAGACGTCGATGTGGTCGAGGAAGTGATACACGACAGTGATGTGGTGCAAGAAGTTGAAGTGGAAAGCAACGGTAATTGTTTAGACGTAGCTAATAATGTTGTAGGCCAAGTGACGACAAACGCCTTTAATACGGGAACTGTGGACACTCAAAAACGTTCGGATTTACAAACGGAACCTATTTCCGATGACGAGACGGTCTTTGTGTCGGAAACCTTCGGAAATATTTCGAAAGAAATTCGCAACAATCCAGATATGCCTTCGCTCGATCCCATTGACGAGGGCATTGATGATgaataa